A stretch of Hemicordylus capensis ecotype Gifberg chromosome 9, rHemCap1.1.pri, whole genome shotgun sequence DNA encodes these proteins:
- the CKLF gene encoding chemokine-like factor — translation MPLEVDRGYLRSPNGGLKMGRMAFALCALISFAVRRSHEAFLTLAIMELVISFLFFVLYLLSLNKKMTFFFWPLADAFNSLVAALFLLIVGLCATIMKTILETLVGGVFCLLLFVLCVIDAALILKNVSWNNPAPRT, via the exons ATGCCGCTGGAGGTGGACCGCGGGTACCTCCGGAGCCCCAACGGGGGCCTGAAGATGGGGCGCATG GCCTTCGCTTTATGTGCACTAATCAGTTTTGCAGTTAGAAGATCTCATGAAGCATTTTTGACTCTCGCGATCATGGAATTGGTcatcagttttttattttttgtactcTATCTGCTCAGTTTGAATAAAAAGATGACATTCTTcttttggccattggct GATGCTTTCAACTCCCTGGTGGCAGCACTTTTCCTCCTCATTGTGGGCCTATGTGCAACGATAATGAAGACCATACTTGAAACCTTAGTCGGAGGA GTGTTTTGTCTGTTGTTGTTTGTCCTTTGTGTGATAGATGCTGCTTTAATCCTGAAGAACGTGTCGTGGAATAATCCAGCACCAAGGACTTAG